Proteins found in one Lycium ferocissimum isolate CSIRO_LF1 chromosome 6, AGI_CSIRO_Lferr_CH_V1, whole genome shotgun sequence genomic segment:
- the LOC132059810 gene encoding F-box/kelch-repeat protein SKIP11-like: protein MLEDRSCLVPRDFPRESNWAACMNYSVDRIEAQRGKRPLEHNQENEVLQRKLPKRSDSPNGEVALDDQAGNQHNTADNSDSSSLIPVIGRDNSISCLIHCSRSDYGAIASLNTSFRSLIRSGELYRLRRQNGVVEHWVYFSCQLLEWEAFDPTRSRWMHLPSMDPNECFVFSDKESLAVGTELLVFGKEILSHVIYRYSILTNTWSSGMQMNAPRCLFGSASLREIAILAGGCDSQGKILSSAELYNSEKGTWKTLPSMNKPRKMCSAVFMDKKFYVIGGIGGTESISRLTCGEEYDLETGKWTEIPSMSPVRADADTPAASEAPPLVAVVNNDLYAADYAEMAVRKYDKKNKAWVSIGRLPERAASMNGWGLAFRACGDKLIVIGGPRAMGEGHIEVNAWVPSEGPPQWNLLGRKRSGSFVYNCAVMGC from the coding sequence ATGTTGGAAGACCGGTCCTGTTTGGTTCCGAGGGATTTTCCAAGAGAAAGCAACTGGGCAGCCTGCATGAATTACAGCGTTGATAGGATTGAAGCTCAGCGCGGTAAAAGGCCATTGGAACATAATCAGGAGAATGAAGTTTTGCAACGCAAGTTGCCAAAGAGATCTGATTCTCCCAACGGAGAAGTTGCTCTAGATGACCAAGCTGGTAATCAACATAATACTGCAGATAATTCTGATTCGAGTTCTCTTATTCCTGTGATTGGCCGAGACAACTCGATTAGCTGTCTCATTCATTGCTCCAGATCTGATTATGGCGCTATTGCGTCTTTGAATACTAGCTTTCGCTCGTTAATTAGGAGTGGGGAGCTTTACAGATTGCGCCGGCAAAATGGTGTGGTTGAGCATTGGGTTTATTTTTCTTGCCAGCTACTTGAATGGGAAGCTTTTGATCCGACTCGTTCCCGTTGGATGCATCTACCATCAATGGATCCCAATGAATGCTTTGTGTTCTCGGATAAGGAGTCTTTGGCAGTTGGCACAGAGCTGCTCGTGTTTGGAAAGGAGATTTTGTCGCATGTCATTTATCGTTACAGTATACTGACAAACACTTGGTCATCTGGAATGCAAATGAATGCACCGAGGTGTTTGTTTGGCTCTGCCAGCCTCAGGGAGATCGCCATCCTAGCTGGCGGTTGTGACTCACAGGGCAAAATCCTAAGCTCAGCAGAACTTTACAATTCAGAGAAGGGAACGTGGAAGACTTTACCAAGCATGAATAAGCCGCGTAAGATGTGTTCTGCGGTATTCATGGACAAAAAATTTTATGTAATTGGAGGCATTGGAGGAACTGAGTCAATTTCACGATTGACCTGTGGAGAGGAATATGATCTGGAAACAGGAAAATGGACAGAAATCCCGAGCATGTCTCCTGTCCGAGCCGATGCAGATACGCCTGCTGCATCTGAAGCACCTCCTTTGGTGGCAgttgtaaataatgatttgtatgctgCTGATTATGCCGAAATGGCAGTGAGGAAGTACGACAAGAAAAATAAAGCGTGGGTTAGCATAGGAAGATTGCCTGAAAGAGCAGCTTCCATGAATGGTTGGGGTTTGGCTTTTAGAGCTTGTGGTGATAAGCTAATTGTAATCGGAGGGCCTAGAGCCATGGGCGAAGGCCATATCGAAGTGAATGCATGGGTTCCAAGTGAAGGACCACCTCAGTGGAACTTGCTTGGACGAAAGCGATCTGGTAGCTTTGTGTATAATTGTGCTGTCATGGGTTGCTGA